Proteins from one Gimesia maris genomic window:
- the hpnC gene encoding squalene synthase HpnC yields the protein MTAFEHELAAWGPDSPCFQGTDAPVSLDEAHAYCRKIALGHYENFPVVSWALPRELRQHFYNVYAFCRWADDLGDEIEDADQSLQLLAWWRSQLVDCYRSIQNTAVPPQSSVMPRLHPVFIALTPTIVKYDLPQTAFDDLIQAFEQDQRVSEYQTFTELLSYCQRSANPVGRLVLHLCQTVTEETVAWSDSICTGLQLANFWQDVARDFAIGRIYLPREDCEQFGYTRAQFEHNEFNTAFQNLMAFEVQRARQYLLNGVPLIAQLPGRLQVDIDLFIQGGLKILDHIEQQQFNVWKQRPQVSRFEFGLLLFQSLLRRFSGRNR from the coding sequence ATGACGGCATTTGAGCATGAATTGGCGGCTTGGGGGCCCGATTCCCCCTGTTTTCAGGGAACGGATGCTCCAGTCTCCCTGGACGAAGCCCACGCATATTGCCGTAAAATCGCCCTGGGACATTACGAGAATTTCCCGGTCGTCTCCTGGGCACTGCCTCGGGAACTGCGTCAGCACTTTTATAACGTTTATGCCTTCTGCCGCTGGGCCGATGATCTCGGGGATGAAATCGAAGACGCCGACCAGTCGCTCCAACTGCTCGCCTGGTGGCGGTCTCAACTGGTGGACTGCTATCGGAGCATTCAGAATACCGCGGTGCCCCCACAGTCGTCAGTCATGCCCCGTCTGCATCCGGTCTTTATCGCGCTGACTCCTACCATTGTCAAATACGATCTGCCTCAAACTGCCTTCGATGATCTGATCCAGGCGTTCGAACAGGATCAGCGTGTCAGCGAATATCAGACCTTTACAGAACTGCTTTCGTACTGTCAGAGAAGCGCCAATCCGGTGGGGCGGCTGGTACTGCATTTGTGTCAGACGGTTACTGAGGAAACAGTGGCCTGGTCCGATTCGATTTGTACCGGATTGCAGCTGGCGAATTTCTGGCAGGATGTCGCCCGCGATTTTGCAATCGGCCGCATCTACCTTCCCCGGGAAGATTGTGAGCAGTTTGGCTATACCAGAGCGCAATTTGAACACAACGAATTCAACACTGCGTTTCAAAATCTGATGGCGTTTGAAGTGCAGCGTGCGCGGCAGTACCTCCTGAATGGTGTGCCTTTGATTGCACAGCTTCCCGGACGTCTGCAGGTCGACATTGATCTGTTTATTCAGGGGGGCTTAAAAATACTCGATCACATCGAACAGCAGCAGTTCAATGTCTGGAAACAGCGTCCCCAGGTATCCCGTTTCGAGTTCGGCTTACTGCTGTTTCAGAGTCTGCTGCGGCGTTTTTCTGGCAGAAATCGTTGA
- a CDS encoding ribonucleoside-diphosphate reductase subunit alpha, with product MIRAQTEWVVTKRGGRTAPFDASLIGRAISNAFRAELNLADNQPLDDEIRMEIPEMVESVANEIASAASTDAGVEVEKIQDVVEMMLMRRGHYRIARRYIVYRAERAKLRALRGSSDLVEESESIKSTTPRFHVVLTDGTKVPFDEARILARLSDACRGLEGDCSAEALLEEVMRSIFDGISVEELYRAMILAARTRIERDPAYDTVASRLMLKIIYNDALGNAPSDVNELNQLYVDRFPKFLEDGIAAKRLTPDLHKFDLNRIALALEPKRDHLFQYLGLQAIFDRYLLHIGGRRIETPQYFWMRVSMGLAIQEEGDATGRAIEFYNILSSFRFTSATPTLFNSATLHPQLSSCYLSTVNDDLDHIFKCVADNAKLSKWAGGLGNDWTQIRATNSHISGTNGQSQGVIPFLKVVNDTAVAVNQGGKRKGAVCSYLETWHMDVEEFLDLRKNTGDDRRRTHDMHTANWIPDLFMRRVREDAEWTLFSPNDVPDLHDLYGHDFEKRYAEYERMTETGEIKLFRRISAVELWRKMLTRLFETGHPWITWKDASNLRSPQDHVGVVHSSNLCTEILLNTSRDETAVCNLGSVNLKLHIVDGQLDLGMLEETVRTAMRMLDNVIDINYYPTPEARNSNTKHRPVGLGIMGFQDALLAQGISYASMQAVEFADASMEAISYFAILASSELAGERGRYGSYTGSKWDRGLLPIDTLDLYEKERGIPVEVDRQARLDWQVVRNSIAANGMRNSNVMAIAPTATISTIIGVSQSIEPSYKHLYVKSNLSGEFTQVNRQLVDDLKAVDLWDADMLESLKYYDGSVQEIERIPDELKARYLTAFEVEPKWTIECAAHRQKWIDMGQSLNLYLAEPSGKKLHEMYMLAWERGLKTTYYLRTLAATQVEKSTVDVNKFGIQPRWMKNASASGDIQVDREPAATMVTPGESCNLDGDCEACQ from the coding sequence ATGATTCGAGCGCAAACAGAATGGGTCGTCACGAAGCGCGGGGGGCGGACAGCTCCTTTTGATGCTTCGCTGATCGGTCGGGCAATTTCCAACGCTTTCCGCGCGGAACTGAACCTTGCGGATAATCAACCACTCGATGACGAAATCCGGATGGAAATCCCGGAGATGGTCGAGTCGGTTGCCAATGAAATTGCATCAGCGGCCAGTACAGACGCCGGGGTCGAAGTTGAAAAAATTCAGGACGTCGTTGAAATGATGCTGATGCGACGCGGGCACTATCGCATTGCCCGTCGCTACATCGTCTACCGTGCGGAACGTGCCAAGCTGCGTGCACTGCGTGGATCTTCTGATCTCGTCGAAGAATCAGAAAGCATCAAATCCACCACGCCCCGGTTTCATGTGGTTCTGACAGACGGGACCAAGGTGCCCTTCGATGAAGCCCGTATTCTGGCCCGGCTTTCCGATGCCTGTCGCGGGCTGGAAGGGGACTGTTCCGCGGAAGCACTGCTGGAAGAAGTCATGCGGTCGATCTTCGACGGAATCTCCGTGGAAGAACTGTACCGCGCGATGATTCTGGCGGCCCGTACCCGGATCGAACGCGATCCTGCTTACGATACCGTCGCTTCACGCCTGATGCTGAAAATCATCTACAACGATGCCCTGGGAAATGCGCCCTCGGACGTCAATGAATTGAATCAGCTGTATGTCGATCGTTTTCCGAAGTTCCTGGAGGACGGGATTGCCGCCAAACGACTGACCCCCGATCTGCATAAGTTCGATCTGAACCGCATCGCTCTGGCTTTGGAGCCCAAGCGGGACCACCTGTTCCAGTACCTGGGTCTGCAGGCCATCTTCGATCGTTACCTGCTGCACATTGGTGGCCGACGTATCGAAACACCCCAGTATTTCTGGATGCGTGTTTCCATGGGACTGGCGATTCAGGAAGAAGGGGATGCCACTGGTCGGGCCATCGAGTTCTACAACATCCTCTCCTCGTTCCGATTTACATCGGCAACGCCGACACTGTTTAACTCGGCCACACTGCATCCGCAGTTGAGCTCCTGTTATCTGTCGACGGTGAACGACGATCTGGATCACATCTTCAAGTGTGTTGCCGACAATGCCAAGCTCTCCAAATGGGCCGGCGGACTGGGTAACGACTGGACACAGATCCGGGCAACCAACTCCCACATCAGTGGTACCAATGGTCAGAGCCAGGGCGTGATTCCGTTCCTGAAAGTGGTCAACGATACTGCGGTTGCCGTGAACCAGGGCGGAAAACGCAAAGGCGCTGTCTGCTCTTACCTCGAAACGTGGCACATGGATGTCGAAGAGTTCCTCGACCTGCGTAAAAACACAGGCGATGATCGGCGTCGTACCCATGACATGCACACCGCCAACTGGATTCCCGACCTGTTTATGCGTCGGGTTCGCGAAGATGCCGAGTGGACTTTGTTCAGCCCGAATGATGTGCCTGATCTACACGATCTGTACGGTCATGATTTCGAAAAGCGCTACGCTGAATACGAACGCATGACAGAGACCGGCGAAATCAAACTGTTCCGCCGTATTTCTGCTGTCGAGTTGTGGCGTAAAATGCTGACACGCCTGTTCGAAACCGGACATCCCTGGATTACCTGGAAGGATGCGTCTAACCTGCGTTCTCCTCAGGATCATGTCGGCGTCGTGCACAGCAGTAACCTCTGTACCGAGATTCTGCTCAACACCTCACGGGATGAGACGGCTGTCTGTAACCTGGGTTCAGTGAACCTCAAGCTGCACATCGTCGATGGTCAGCTCGATCTGGGCATGCTGGAAGAAACCGTTCGGACTGCGATGCGGATGCTGGATAACGTGATTGACATCAATTACTACCCCACTCCCGAAGCACGCAACTCGAATACCAAGCATCGCCCCGTTGGTCTGGGAATCATGGGTTTCCAGGATGCACTTCTGGCCCAGGGCATCAGCTATGCCAGCATGCAGGCTGTTGAGTTTGCCGATGCCAGCATGGAAGCCATTTCCTACTTCGCGATTCTGGCCTCTTCAGAACTGGCCGGCGAGCGGGGACGTTATGGTTCTTATACCGGTTCCAAATGGGACCGGGGCCTGTTACCCATCGATACGCTGGACTTGTATGAAAAAGAACGGGGGATTCCGGTCGAAGTCGATCGCCAGGCCCGCCTGGACTGGCAGGTCGTTCGCAATTCCATCGCCGCCAATGGCATGCGTAACAGTAACGTGATGGCGATTGCTCCGACGGCCACGATCTCTACGATCATCGGTGTGTCTCAATCGATTGAGCCTTCCTACAAACATCTGTATGTGAAGAGCAATCTTTCCGGCGAGTTCACCCAGGTCAATCGCCAGCTGGTGGATGACTTGAAAGCCGTCGATCTGTGGGATGCAGACATGCTGGAATCTCTCAAGTACTATGACGGTTCGGTTCAGGAAATCGAACGGATCCCCGATGAACTGAAGGCCCGTTACCTGACGGCGTTTGAAGTAGAACCCAAGTGGACCATCGAGTGTGCCGCCCATCGCCAGAAATGGATCGATATGGGACAGTCACTCAACCTCTACCTGGCAGAACCATCCGGCAAGAAACTGCATGAAATGTATATGCTGGCCTGGGAACGCGGTTTGAAGACCACTTATTATCTGCGAACACTGGCAGCCACACAGGTTGAGAAATCAACGGTGGACGTCAACAAGTTTGGCATTCAGCCCCGCTGGATGAAAAACGCCAGTGCTTCGGGTGATATTCAGGTCGATCGGGAGCCTGCCGCCACCATGGTGACGCCTGGCGAAAGCTGTAATCTGGACGGTGATTGCGAGGCCTGCCAGTAA
- a CDS encoding DUF1559 domain-containing protein, whose amino-acid sequence MSYLLENNSVCHSKRPKTTLRRSRGFTLIELLVVIAIIAILIALLLPAVQQAREAARRSSCKNNMKQLGLALHNYHDAHTKFPYSSANNAMVWTQAGDPILNTSGWTLLLPYLEQSALYNQFNFTAAQRNSTFSGWSSTSAGTVMGASADITANMELTKKIIAVFNCPSDDNNQTYNAVSPNYGCGVSGSAMTNYGFSVTSGTGPWALWRDEGSTTRALFGENSNSDIAKIKDGTSNTVMVCETTRQVRDGTGNYWGCSVYAGNGVNLGHSRGINYWLCCSWTPPMTEQPGVLGSYSMPGSAHVGGCMILLADGAVRFLNENIDASIRTNLSRIKDGQVIGEF is encoded by the coding sequence ATGAGTTACTTGTTGGAAAATAATTCCGTTTGCCATTCCAAAAGGCCCAAAACAACTTTGAGACGCTCCCGAGGCTTCACACTGATAGAACTGCTGGTAGTCATCGCAATTATTGCCATTTTAATCGCATTGCTGCTCCCGGCCGTACAACAGGCGCGCGAAGCAGCGCGCCGTTCCTCCTGCAAGAATAATATGAAGCAGCTTGGTCTGGCTCTGCACAATTATCACGATGCTCACACCAAGTTCCCCTACTCGAGTGCCAACAATGCCATGGTCTGGACGCAGGCCGGAGATCCGATTCTGAATACATCCGGTTGGACACTGCTGCTGCCTTATCTGGAACAGTCTGCTCTTTATAATCAGTTCAACTTCACCGCAGCCCAACGCAACAGCACGTTTAGTGGGTGGTCTTCGACGAGTGCGGGAACAGTGATGGGGGCGTCTGCGGACATTACCGCTAATATGGAACTGACAAAAAAGATCATCGCCGTTTTCAATTGTCCGAGTGATGACAATAACCAGACCTACAATGCAGTGTCTCCCAACTACGGCTGTGGTGTCTCAGGAAGTGCCATGACCAACTACGGATTCAGTGTCACCTCCGGCACAGGGCCCTGGGCGTTGTGGCGAGATGAAGGAAGTACCACGAGAGCGCTCTTCGGGGAGAATTCCAATTCCGATATTGCGAAGATCAAGGATGGCACCAGTAATACCGTCATGGTCTGTGAAACGACTCGACAGGTGCGGGATGGAACCGGTAACTACTGGGGATGTAGCGTCTACGCGGGAAATGGCGTCAACCTTGGCCACAGCCGCGGAATCAACTACTGGCTCTGTTGTTCCTGGACTCCTCCAATGACGGAACAGCCCGGCGTACTGGGATCTTACAGTATGCCCGGAAGTGCCCATGTCGGAGGTTGTATGATCCTGCTCGCGGATGGTGCAGTGCGTTTTCTCAACGAGAACATCGATGCTTCGATCCGCACCAATCTCTCCCGAATCAAAGATGGCCAGGTGATCGGTGAGTTCTGA
- a CDS encoding ABC transporter substrate-binding protein: MNTCLNRLFLLLLLSGVTAGCQPEATSPSSAQAVQSEVKETREPLISVAYPVTVTDYRGQDVTIQSQPQRIISLMPAHTEILFAIGAGEQLVGCTSLCNYPPETKSLKKIAFANPGSISLEALVELQPDLIILGGDYHRLLAEQLEKIKVPVLSFESQSLADIEKSILGIAKATGHTDRGKQIIHQIKEDIQAIQERVKPFQEQGRPRVFYQVWDQPLMTAGPESFIGELITLVGGDNIFGDLKIAYPQVSEETLVVRNPDVILLPGLKNNPQADARQAIATLKQRPGWDKMNAVKNQRIYIIEDDLISRPGPRVVQGLQNVAQALYPEAFPKP, encoded by the coding sequence ATGAATACCTGTTTAAACAGACTGTTCCTGTTGTTACTCTTATCGGGAGTGACCGCAGGCTGCCAACCCGAGGCGACCAGCCCGAGTTCCGCGCAGGCGGTGCAGTCTGAAGTGAAAGAGACGCGAGAGCCCCTGATCTCCGTGGCGTACCCTGTCACGGTGACTGATTATCGCGGGCAGGATGTCACGATCCAGTCACAGCCTCAGCGGATCATTTCACTGATGCCGGCTCACACGGAAATTCTGTTTGCGATCGGTGCGGGTGAGCAGTTGGTGGGGTGTACGTCTCTGTGTAATTATCCTCCGGAAACCAAATCGTTGAAAAAGATCGCGTTTGCCAATCCGGGCAGTATCAGCCTTGAAGCACTCGTGGAACTGCAGCCGGATCTGATTATTCTCGGCGGCGATTATCATCGACTGCTGGCAGAGCAGCTGGAGAAAATCAAGGTGCCTGTACTCTCGTTTGAGTCACAGTCGCTGGCGGATATCGAGAAATCGATTCTGGGAATTGCGAAAGCCACCGGGCACACGGATCGCGGAAAACAGATCATCCATCAAATCAAGGAGGACATCCAGGCGATTCAGGAACGGGTCAAACCGTTTCAGGAACAGGGTCGCCCGCGCGTGTTTTATCAGGTCTGGGATCAACCTTTGATGACGGCGGGGCCCGAGTCATTCATTGGTGAGCTGATCACCCTGGTGGGCGGGGATAATATTTTCGGTGACTTGAAGATTGCTTATCCCCAGGTCAGTGAGGAGACATTGGTTGTGCGCAATCCCGATGTGATTCTGCTGCCGGGACTCAAAAATAATCCGCAGGCAGATGCACGGCAGGCAATTGCTACTCTGAAACAGCGTCCGGGCTGGGACAAAATGAACGCCGTGAAGAATCAGCGGATCTATATTATTGAGGATGACCTGATTTCGCGTCCCGGGCCGCGGGTGGTGCAGGGGCTTCAAAATGTGGCTCAGGCATTGTACCCTGAAGCATTCCCGAAACCCTGA
- a CDS encoding ribonucleotide-diphosphate reductase subunit beta, whose translation MTILNANTNSKTPVSPVGDTPTGRFKADKKRLINCSQVDVNQLMPLKYHWAWEHYLNGCANHWMPTEVGMTKDIETWRSSKLSEGERFVIMRNLGFFATAESLVANNIVLAIFKHVTNAECRQYLLRQAFEEAVHSHTFLYIVESLGLNESEVFNMYHEVPAIAKKDQLEMELTSEILDHDFTTDTFEGAQAFLKNLIGYYLIMEGLFFYTGFVMVLSFHRRNMMTGIGEQFQYILRDETIHLNFGIDLINGIKQENPDLWTPEFQQLIIDRMKYAAELEIEYAKDCLPTGILGLNGELFREYVQHIADRRLERIGLPAQYGSANPFPWMSETMDLSKEKNFFETRVTEYQSSGSLNWD comes from the coding sequence ATGACAATCCTTAATGCAAATACAAATTCCAAGACTCCGGTTTCTCCAGTAGGCGATACTCCTACGGGCCGTTTCAAAGCAGATAAAAAACGCCTGATTAACTGCTCTCAGGTCGACGTCAACCAGTTGATGCCACTCAAGTATCACTGGGCCTGGGAACATTATCTGAATGGTTGTGCCAACCACTGGATGCCTACCGAAGTCGGCATGACCAAAGATATTGAAACCTGGCGTTCCAGCAAACTCAGTGAAGGCGAACGTTTCGTGATCATGCGGAACCTGGGTTTCTTTGCGACCGCAGAGAGCCTGGTGGCCAACAACATCGTATTGGCCATCTTCAAGCATGTGACCAATGCGGAATGCCGTCAGTACCTGTTGCGTCAGGCCTTTGAAGAAGCCGTGCATTCGCACACTTTCCTGTACATCGTCGAAAGCCTCGGGCTCAATGAGTCGGAAGTCTTCAACATGTATCACGAAGTTCCCGCGATTGCGAAAAAAGATCAGCTGGAAATGGAGCTGACCTCGGAAATTCTGGATCACGATTTCACCACCGATACCTTCGAAGGGGCCCAGGCCTTCCTGAAAAACCTGATCGGTTACTACCTGATCATGGAAGGACTCTTCTTCTACACCGGTTTCGTGATGGTGCTTTCTTTCCATCGTCGTAACATGATGACCGGGATCGGCGAACAGTTTCAGTACATCCTGCGGGACGAAACGATTCACCTGAACTTCGGCATCGACCTGATCAATGGCATCAAGCAGGAAAACCCCGATCTCTGGACTCCCGAATTCCAGCAGCTCATTATCGACCGCATGAAGTATGCCGCCGAGCTGGAAATCGAGTACGCCAAAGACTGCCTGCCGACCGGTATCCTTGGTCTGAACGGCGAACTGTTCCGCGAATATGTGCAGCACATCGCTGACCGTCGCCTGGAACGCATTGGTCTGCCCGCCCAGTACGGTTCTGCGAATCCGTTCCCCTGGATGAGCGAAACCATGGACCTCTCGAAGGAAAAGAACTTCTTCGAAACCCGCGTGACTGAATACCAGAGCTCCGGTTCATTAAACTGGGACTGA
- a CDS encoding carboxypeptidase-like regulatory domain-containing protein, which translates to MSACLDTTRQLTRGTAILFTVMLTSLSGCGGSDSGPDIDMIPVSGIVAMDGQPLAGAMVEFHPTGGTKGNGGFGLTDEAGKFTLTDYHSNPGCPPGEYGVTFSKLTLPDGSPIPPDSQQGGVGMKEQIPPAYNLFKPHAIVQAAKVNAPESEFEFKIDSKFKPPRSFYRE; encoded by the coding sequence ATGAGTGCTTGCTTAGATACGACGCGTCAATTGACTCGAGGAACTGCGATACTTTTCACAGTCATGCTTACTTCGCTTTCCGGTTGTGGGGGTTCGGATTCCGGTCCCGACATTGATATGATTCCTGTTTCGGGAATCGTGGCGATGGATGGTCAACCGCTTGCCGGTGCGATGGTGGAATTTCATCCCACTGGCGGAACAAAAGGGAATGGAGGATTTGGCCTGACCGATGAGGCAGGCAAGTTTACTTTGACTGACTATCATTCAAACCCGGGTTGCCCTCCGGGAGAATACGGCGTGACCTTCTCGAAGCTCACACTACCGGACGGGTCTCCGATCCCTCCCGATTCTCAACAAGGTGGGGTCGGGATGAAAGAACAGATTCCCCCAGCCTATAACCTGTTCAAGCCGCATGCGATCGTCCAGGCAGCCAAAGTCAATGCGCCGGAATCGGAATTCGAGTTTAAGATCGACTCAAAATTCAAGCCCCCGCGTTCGTTTTACCGGGAGTAA
- the metE gene encoding 5-methyltetrahydropteroyltriglutamate--homocysteine S-methyltransferase, producing MAIATNLGFPRIGAHRELKRAVEKFWSEKISEAELQQIGRGLRETNWKLQQAAGIEQIPSNDFSFYDQVLDTTALVGAIPARFQWTSDAVDLTTYFAMARGGKGGKSVNATTAGVAALEMTKWFDTNYHYLVPEFKPDQQFQLASTKVIDEFLEAKALGIETRPVLLGPVSFLLLGKSGTADFDCLSLLERLLPVYAEVLTRLSASGATWIQIDEPCLVLDLTAEQRVAFQRAYDQLSIIPGGIKIALTTYFGPLAENLPTAVSLPIAALHVDLVRAPEQLDDVLEQLPAEVALSLGVIDGRNIWKNDFEQSLALIEKAVNRIGADRILIGPSCSLLHSPVDLENETDLDSEIRQWLAYARQKLAEISILTQCVNAGRESVADALSANRAAMNARRNSPRVHRPEVKERSAAVTEPMLTRKSPYAERRVWQQKTLQLPLFPTTTIGSFPQTEEIRKARAAFKKGELTESAYEQFLQACIASDIEYQESVDLDVLVHGEAERNDMVEYFGEQLEGFIATKNGWVQSYGSRCVKPPIIFGDILRKGPMTVKWTKYAQSCTGKLMKGMLTGPVTILQWSFVRDDQPRSETCQQIGLAIRDEVLDLEAGGIRIIQIDEPAVREGLPLRRSDWHAYLKWAVDCFRLSAAGVEDETQIHTHMCYSEFNDIIEAIAALDADVISIETSRSNMELLDAFVQFHYPNEIGPGVYDIHSPQVPTVEWMVDLLEKALKVLEPRQLWVNPDCGLKTRKWDEVRPALQNMVTAAKTLRAKLNLKE from the coding sequence ATGGCTATTGCTACGAATCTTGGATTTCCCCGTATTGGCGCACACCGTGAACTGAAAAGAGCCGTCGAAAAATTCTGGTCAGAAAAAATCAGCGAAGCAGAACTGCAGCAGATCGGTCGCGGCCTGCGTGAAACAAACTGGAAACTGCAACAGGCAGCAGGGATCGAACAGATCCCTTCGAATGATTTTTCTTTCTATGATCAGGTGCTGGATACGACGGCGCTAGTCGGTGCGATCCCGGCCCGATTTCAATGGACGAGCGACGCCGTTGATCTGACTACTTATTTCGCAATGGCGCGAGGCGGAAAGGGGGGCAAATCGGTCAACGCGACTACTGCCGGTGTCGCCGCCCTGGAGATGACCAAATGGTTTGATACCAACTACCATTACCTCGTCCCCGAGTTCAAACCCGATCAGCAGTTCCAGCTGGCGTCGACCAAAGTCATCGACGAATTCCTGGAAGCGAAAGCGCTGGGCATCGAAACCCGTCCTGTCCTGCTGGGCCCGGTCTCATTCCTGCTGCTGGGGAAGTCGGGGACGGCTGACTTCGACTGCTTAAGTCTGCTGGAGCGCCTGCTGCCCGTGTATGCGGAAGTGCTGACCCGCCTGTCTGCCTCCGGGGCAACGTGGATTCAGATCGACGAACCCTGTCTGGTTCTCGATTTGACGGCGGAACAGCGAGTTGCCTTTCAGCGGGCCTACGATCAGCTTTCGATCATCCCCGGTGGAATCAAGATCGCGTTGACGACTTACTTTGGTCCCCTTGCGGAGAACCTCCCGACCGCCGTTTCACTGCCGATTGCTGCATTACACGTTGATCTGGTCCGCGCTCCCGAGCAACTGGACGACGTGCTGGAACAACTGCCGGCGGAAGTGGCGCTGTCATTGGGCGTCATCGACGGTCGTAATATCTGGAAGAACGATTTCGAACAGTCGCTGGCGTTGATTGAAAAGGCCGTGAACCGGATTGGCGCGGATCGAATTCTGATTGGCCCTTCCTGCTCGCTGTTACATTCACCCGTCGATCTGGAAAACGAAACCGATCTGGATTCCGAAATCCGGCAGTGGCTGGCTTATGCCCGGCAGAAGCTGGCAGAAATCTCTATTCTGACTCAATGCGTGAATGCAGGGAGAGAGAGTGTCGCAGACGCACTGAGCGCAAATCGGGCTGCGATGAATGCCCGCCGTAATTCGCCGCGCGTGCATCGTCCGGAGGTGAAAGAACGCAGTGCCGCCGTGACCGAACCGATGTTAACCCGCAAAAGTCCCTATGCAGAGCGTCGCGTTTGGCAGCAGAAGACGTTGCAACTGCCGCTGTTTCCCACAACGACCATTGGTTCGTTTCCGCAGACGGAGGAAATTCGCAAGGCGCGAGCCGCGTTCAAGAAAGGGGAATTGACAGAGTCGGCTTACGAACAGTTTCTGCAGGCATGTATCGCCAGTGATATTGAGTACCAGGAATCGGTCGACCTGGATGTGCTCGTGCACGGCGAAGCCGAACGGAATGACATGGTGGAATATTTCGGCGAACAGCTGGAAGGCTTCATTGCCACGAAAAACGGCTGGGTGCAGAGTTACGGTTCCCGTTGTGTGAAACCGCCGATCATTTTCGGTGATATTTTGCGCAAGGGACCGATGACGGTGAAATGGACGAAGTACGCGCAGTCCTGTACCGGGAAACTGATGAAAGGCATGCTGACCGGGCCGGTGACGATTCTGCAATGGTCGTTCGTCCGCGATGACCAGCCTCGCAGTGAGACCTGCCAGCAGATTGGTCTGGCGATTCGTGATGAAGTGCTGGACCTGGAAGCTGGCGGCATTCGGATCATTCAGATTGACGAGCCGGCGGTCCGGGAAGGCTTGCCTCTGCGTCGTTCCGACTGGCACGCGTATCTCAAGTGGGCGGTCGACTGTTTTCGCCTGTCCGCAGCAGGTGTGGAAGATGAGACCCAGATTCACACGCATATGTGTTACTCGGAATTCAATGATATCATTGAGGCAATTGCTGCCTTGGACGCCGATGTGATTTCGATTGAAACGTCGCGGAGTAATATGGAACTGCTGGATGCATTCGTTCAATTTCACTATCCCAATGAAATTGGACCGGGCGTATACGACATTCATTCGCCGCAGGTGCCGACGGTGGAATGGATGGTTGATCTGCTCGAAAAAGCATTGAAGGTGCTGGAGCCGCGACAGTTATGGGTGAACCCGGACTGTGGACTGAAGACCCGCAAATGGGACGAAGTCAGGCCCGCCTTACAGAACATGGTTACCGCAGCCAAGACGCTGCGTGCCAAACTGAATCTGAAGGAATGA
- a CDS encoding FecCD family ABC transporter permease, whose protein sequence is MQPRIPFLTWRFLPLLAGLLIALLVGIHFGAVSLSFEQIWQGLWHPAEESYINTILWQIRLPRVILAACVGGGLAVAGAAFQGVFRNPLADPFVIGASSGAALGATLALLWIAGSITVITATWQIPWLILAAFAGALLVVCGVFLIASLSSIGRSAPLLTLILAGMALSSFTGALVSLIMFLNHEMLTTIFSWLLGSFSGRHWNEIVMAGPVILCSGALLWLLSRPLDLLSFGDETAQTLGLSIAKYRMLILVAATFCTAACVAVSGVIGFLGLMAPHMTRILSGPRHGLLIPGSCLLGATLMVIADTLARTVIAPAEIPVGVVTALMGCPFFLFLLLSRGQQSG, encoded by the coding sequence ATGCAACCTCGCATTCCATTTCTGACCTGGCGTTTCCTGCCTTTACTGGCGGGCTTGTTGATTGCGCTGCTGGTGGGAATCCATTTCGGAGCGGTCTCCCTTTCTTTTGAACAGATCTGGCAGGGGCTCTGGCATCCGGCAGAGGAATCGTACATCAATACGATACTCTGGCAGATCCGTCTGCCTCGCGTGATACTGGCGGCTTGTGTGGGAGGGGGACTGGCGGTCGCCGGTGCTGCTTTTCAGGGAGTGTTTCGCAATCCCCTGGCGGATCCGTTTGTAATTGGTGCCTCCAGTGGTGCGGCCCTGGGAGCCACGCTCGCGCTGCTCTGGATCGCGGGGAGTATTACTGTCATTACCGCGACCTGGCAGATCCCGTGGCTGATTCTGGCGGCGTTCGCCGGGGCGCTGCTCGTCGTCTGTGGTGTGTTTCTGATCGCTTCATTAAGCAGCATTGGTCGAAGTGCACCGCTGCTGACATTGATTCTGGCGGGAATGGCGCTCAGCAGTTTTACCGGCGCGCTCGTCTCGCTGATCATGTTTCTGAACCATGAAATGCTGACCACCATCTTCAGCTGGCTGCTGGGCAGTTTCTCTGGCAGACATTGGAATGAAATCGTGATGGCGGGACCTGTGATTCTCTGTAGCGGAGCATTGCTGTGGTTACTGTCGCGTCCGCTGGATCTACTGTCGTTTGGTGATGAGACTGCCCAGACGCTGGGTTTATCAATTGCAAAATATCGGATGCTGATTCTGGTCGCCGCGACATTCTGTACTGCGGCCTGTGTCGCTGTTTCAGGGGTGATCGGGTTTTTAGGATTGATGGCGCCGCATATGACACGCATTCTGTCAGGCCCTCGCCATGGACTGCTGATTCCCGGCAGCTGTCTGTTGGGAGCGACACTGATGGTCATCGCTGACACGCTGGCGCGGACGGTGATTGCACCGGCGGAAATTCCCGTGGGGGTTGTGACGGCGCTGATGGGCTGTCCGTTTTTTCTGTTCCTGCTGCTCAGTCGCGGTCAGCAGTCCGGTTAA